The following nucleotide sequence is from Ferruginibacter lapsinanis.
ACGATATGCAGTTTCAATTGTCCGAAGAACATTTGATGATACAAAAAGCAGCCAGGGATTTCGCTATCAACGAATGTTTACCTGGTGTAATAGAAAGAGATGAGTTACAAAAATTCCCCAAAGAACAAATTGAAAAATTAGCAGACCTGGGTTTTATGGGGATGATGGTAAAGCCTGAATACGGCGGCAGCGGTATGGATACCATCAGTTATGTATTAGCAATGGAAGAGATCAGTAAAGTTGACGCCAGTGTAAGCGTATGTGTGAGTGTAAATAATAGCCTGGTTTGTTATGGTTTACAAGAATATGGTAATGAAGAACAAAAACAAAAGTATCTGATACCATTAGCACATGGCAAAAAAGATGGTGAACTATATATCGGCGCATTTTTATTAAGTGAGCCGGAAGCCGGAAGTGATGCCACTTCACAAAGAACCATCGCTGAAGACAAAGGCGATCATTACTTATTGAATGGAACCAAAAATTGGATCACTAATGGGAATTCAGCTTCGGTATACCTGGTAATTGCTCAAACAGATGTAAGCAAAGGCAGTCACGGTATCAATGCATTTATTGTAGAAAAAAAATGGGCTGGCGTAACGGTAGGTGCCAAAGAAAATAAGCTGGGCATTCGTGGGAGTGATACACATTCTATTTTGTTCACGGATGTAAAAGTGCCTAAAGAAAACCGAATAGGTGAAGATGGCTTTGGTTTTAAATTCGCCATGAAAACATTGGCCGGAGGTCGTATTGGCATTGCTTCTCAGGCATTGGGCATTGCAAGCGGTGCGTATGAAAGAGCGTTAGCATACAGTAAACAACGTAAGGCTTTTGGTAAAGAGATCATGAATCACCAGATCATTCAG
It contains:
- a CDS encoding acyl-CoA dehydrogenase family protein encodes the protein MQFQLSEEHLMIQKAARDFAINECLPGVIERDELQKFPKEQIEKLADLGFMGMMVKPEYGGSGMDTISYVLAMEEISKVDASVSVCVSVNNSLVCYGLQEYGNEEQKQKYLIPLAHGKKDGELYIGAFLLSEPEAGSDATSQRTIAEDKGDHYLLNGTKNWITNGNSASVYLVIAQTDVSKGSHGINAFIVEKKWAGVTVGAKENKLGIRGSDTHSILFTDVKVPKENRIGEDGFGFKFAMKTLAGGRIGIASQALGIASGAYERALAYSKQRKAFGKEIMNHQIIQFKLADMATRIECARLLCLKAAWQKDQHADYTVSSSMAKVYASETAMWTTTEAVQIHGGYGFVKEYHVERLMRDAKITQIYEGTSEVQRIVIGRAILK